A genomic stretch from Setaria italica strain Yugu1 chromosome VII, Setaria_italica_v2.0, whole genome shotgun sequence includes:
- the LOC101783575 gene encoding probable carboxylesterase 13: protein MSSATGAAGDDDEVIHDFAPLLLVYRSGRLERPIAMPHVPPGRDAATGVVSRDVTLSPHSFARLYLPPAAASGSGKRLPVVVYFHGGGFVIGSAGSAAYHRCLNDLAAACPAVAVSVDYRLAPEHPVPAAYEDSLAALRWALAAGDPWLAAHGDPARVFLAGDSAGGNICHHLAMHPDIRRGAGGLRGVVLIHPWFWGKEPIGGEPRSATKMQKGLWEFVCPGAVGGEDDPRMNPTAPGAPGLENLACGKVLVCVAEGDVLRWRGKLYAEAVARARGCSELGVELFESKGVGHVFYLLEPAAEKAKELLDRIAAFVRAE from the coding sequence ATGTCGAGCGCCACGGGCGCtgcgggggacgacgacgaggtgaTCCACGACTTCGCCCCGCTCCTCCTCGTGTACAGGAGCGGCCGCCTCGAGCGGCCCATCGCCATGCCGCACGTCCCACCCGGCCGCGACGCCGCCACGGGCGTCGTGTCCAGGGACGTGACCCTCTCCCCGCACTCCTTCGCGCGCCTCtacctcccgcccgccgccgccagcggctCCGGCAAGAGGCTCCCCGTGGTCGTCtacttccacggcggcggcttcgtgATCGGATCGGCCGGGTCAGCCGCGTACCACCGCTGCCTCAACGACCTCGCCGCGGCCTGCCCCGCCGTGGCGGTCTCCGTCGACTACCGCCTCGCGCCGGAGCACCCGGTCCCTGCCGCGTACGAGGACTCCCTCGCGGCGCTCAGGTGGGCGCTCGCCGCGGGCGACCCGTGGCTCGCCGCGCACGGCGACCCCGCCCGCGTGTTCCTCGCCGGGGACAGCGCGGGCGGAAACATCTGCCACCACCTCGCCATGCACCCGGACATCCgccggggcgcgggcggcctcAGGGGCGTCGTGCTCATCCACCCGTGGTTCTGGGGCAAGGAGCCCATCGGCGGGGAGCCGAGGAGCGCCACGAAGATGCAGAAGGGCCTGTGGGAGTTCGTGTGCCCCGGCGCGGTGGGCGGCGAGGACGACCCCCGGATGAACCCGacggcgccgggcgcgccggGGCTGGAGAACCTCGCGTGCGGGAAGGTGTTGGTGTGCGTGGCCGAGGGGGACGTCCTGCGGTGGCGCGGGAAGCTGTACGCGGAGGCGGTTGCGCGGGCGAGGGGCTGCTCCGAGCTGGGAGTGGAGCTGTTCGAGTCCAAGGGGGTCGGGCACGTGTTCTACCTGCTGGAGCCCGCGGCGGAGAAGGccaaggagctgctggacaggATCGCGGCGTTTGTCAGAGCGGAGTGA